Proteins from a genomic interval of Leptospiraceae bacterium:
- a CDS encoding DUF1554 domain-containing protein, with protein sequence MRKLSLLILILSQFLGCQNNNKEDIVSIFTNLSLFLFRANKLTLSGTAVKGIVKNAVVTVTPLEENGECSKDNVLAKENTDENGNYSLSFNKTGSVVCVTISARPDGLTRIYDEASDSDIDLAGNSNFQLTNILPEAKISNNNRQNVLVSPFSKMHAKRFQKLVSISGTQADKNSLHKRASKEIVIRFGLHSGLSSASSPSMYSVRAGGGGAISDTFYPELDDLLLELENPASPVTAKFTSILVGLSQLANTYKSGSSLTIEDLDSIIEAFASDFEDGVFDGLTSSGAPVTIGPPGNQITFSGNPLSTILLPAITTYVQNGGQLSLGQTTIIPPPTFTTTDITNQTQFVDNTEITSPSLGSPPNISYPSSPFTLAVNTNIPLIQPVVPEVVTNCSIAPALPLGLILSNECVISGTPTQTQTSTNYTITAFNVAGFGTTNISIIIDNPPPSALTYSSGSYVFLESSTITPLVPTFSGSITSCSASPSLPSGLSINATTCTISGIPSIPQIATNYTITASNALGNTTANFSILVNSQITISYTGGPFNFSQGNLISTLTPNIASGSPSGYSISPSLPAGLSFNPTTGVISGTPSITLASTNFTITVTSAINGNANTIISITVSVPPPTVSYSGSPFILLQNFPISVITPSLTGSVTSCSASPSLPTGLIINTTTCAISGTPTVSQVSTPYTITVTNAGGSTNTNIDIIVKNGKRMFPYNIGAMGGNLGGIAGADSICQTNKPADVLVAKAFIVSSTRRACSTPNCSGGISENLNWVLLPNTTYIQPSGTIVMGTTNASGILILPLSTAIPGNWPYWTGLKQDWTNSVNLCSDWTTTSGNGNRGGVSSSNVDARFIHVDGPTDTGVACNFAGTNMLCVEQ encoded by the coding sequence ATGCGAAAGCTAAGTTTACTCATTTTAATTTTATCACAATTTTTAGGATGTCAAAATAACAACAAAGAAGACATTGTATCCATTTTCACGAATCTTAGTTTATTTTTATTTAGAGCAAATAAATTAACATTAAGTGGCACGGCCGTAAAGGGAATTGTAAAAAATGCTGTTGTGACTGTAACACCCCTAGAAGAAAACGGTGAATGTTCCAAAGACAATGTACTTGCAAAAGAAAATACAGATGAAAATGGAAATTACTCTCTCAGTTTTAATAAAACTGGATCCGTAGTTTGCGTAACGATATCTGCCAGACCCGACGGCTTAACCAGAATTTATGATGAAGCTTCCGATTCAGATATTGACCTTGCTGGAAATTCTAATTTTCAATTAACTAATATTTTGCCAGAAGCAAAAATCTCAAATAATAATCGTCAAAATGTATTAGTTTCTCCTTTCTCAAAAATGCATGCAAAAAGATTTCAAAAACTAGTAAGTATTTCAGGTACACAAGCTGATAAAAATTCCCTACACAAAAGAGCTAGTAAAGAAATCGTTATACGCTTTGGCCTTCATTCTGGTCTTTCTTCTGCTTCCTCTCCCTCTATGTATTCTGTTCGCGCGGGTGGAGGAGGAGCTATATCCGACACCTTCTACCCTGAACTAGATGACCTTCTTTTGGAATTAGAAAATCCAGCGAGCCCAGTCACAGCAAAGTTTACTTCGATTCTAGTAGGTCTTTCTCAATTGGCAAACACATATAAAAGCGGTTCAAGTCTAACCATTGAAGACTTGGATTCTATCATAGAAGCATTTGCTTCTGACTTTGAGGATGGGGTTTTCGATGGATTAACCTCTTCTGGTGCTCCTGTTACAATTGGACCTCCCGGAAATCAGATAACCTTTTCCGGTAATCCTCTCTCGACCATTTTACTTCCTGCCATTACAACTTATGTTCAAAATGGGGGACAACTTTCTTTGGGACAAACAACTATTATCCCACCACCAACTTTCACAACTACAGATATTACTAATCAGACTCAGTTTGTGGACAACACGGAAATTACTTCGCCATCCCTAGGTTCACCGCCTAATATTTCTTATCCGAGCAGTCCTTTTACGCTTGCGGTAAATACGAATATACCACTTATCCAACCAGTAGTACCAGAAGTGGTTACCAATTGTTCTATAGCTCCTGCACTTCCCCTTGGATTAATACTTTCTAATGAATGTGTAATTAGTGGAACTCCGACGCAAACACAAACGTCCACCAATTATACAATTACTGCATTTAATGTTGCAGGATTTGGTACAACTAACATTTCCATTATTATAGATAATCCACCTCCTTCAGCGCTTACTTACTCAAGTGGAAGTTATGTTTTTTTAGAAAGTTCTACTATTACTCCATTGGTTCCGACATTCTCAGGCTCAATTACCTCCTGTTCGGCAAGTCCAAGTTTACCTTCTGGGCTTAGTATCAATGCAACAACATGTACCATTTCGGGAATTCCAAGTATACCTCAAATCGCTACCAATTATACAATTACAGCTTCAAATGCCCTTGGTAATACAACTGCAAATTTTAGCATTCTAGTAAATTCTCAAATTACGATTTCCTATACAGGTGGACCTTTTAACTTTTCACAAGGAAATTTGATTTCTACATTGACTCCTAATATTGCAAGTGGAAGTCCAAGTGGATACAGTATATCTCCTTCTTTACCGGCCGGCCTAAGTTTCAATCCTACTACAGGTGTCATTTCAGGAACTCCCAGTATAACTTTGGCTTCGACTAATTTTACAATTACAGTTACAAGCGCAATAAATGGAAATGCCAACACCATTATCTCAATTACGGTTTCGGTTCCTCCTCCAACTGTCTCCTACTCAGGAAGCCCGTTTATTTTATTGCAAAATTTTCCGATCTCAGTGATTACTCCAAGTCTTACCGGTTCAGTAACTTCCTGTTCGGCAAGTCCTTCTTTACCTACTGGGCTGATTATCAATACAACTACTTGTGCTATAAGTGGAACTCCAACTGTGTCCCAAGTTTCTACACCCTATACAATCACAGTTACTAATGCAGGTGGAAGTACAAATACAAATATCGATATTATTGTTAAAAATGGGAAAAGGATGTTTCCTTACAATATTGGTGCTATGGGTGGAAACTTAGGTGGAATTGCAGGAGCAGATTCAATTTGCCAAACCAATAAACCGGCTGACGTTCTAGTTGCAAAAGCATTCATCGTAAGTTCTACAAGACGTGCGTGTTCTACTCCAAATTGCTCTGGAGGAATTAGTGAAAATTTAAATTGGGTACTATTACCAAATACTACTTACATTCAACCTTCTGGAACTATTGTCATGGGTACAACGAATGCTAGTGGGATTTTAATTCTTCCTTTATCAACTGCAATACCAGGAAATTGGCCTTATTGGACTGGATTAAAACAAGATTGGACAAATTCTGTCAATTTATGCTCAGACTGGACAACTACATCGGGAAATGGAAACCGAGGTGGAGTAAGTTCATCTAATGTGGATGCAAGATTTATACACGTTGATGGACCTACTGATACAGGTGTTGCCTGTAATTTCGCAGGAACAAATATGTTATGCGTAGAACAGTAA
- a CDS encoding PAS domain S-box protein, which produces MKDANDLNNTNLPDDTYPIVNINDWALVSEIAAKFNQFTFENIDFNYIVEKARELSGAKYAVLNHFDKKKLIATTLAYSGLSDHMRKAVSIFGFELVGKVWVADPTHLKKMSEHEIIIHNHMLDLTPNSLSDTIIKRLVSTFNLGIVVTVAANSDTDILGNFQLFFTGKSVLQNRELVTLYARMTGSLLKRLNSEKKLQNEYRKLQVLSISSPDLLILVDENQKVKYINKVLPGFEMEKVIGDDVLNYVFPDYRQAYQQWLLDVFQTGETITREVKAVGDLGVNAFYQITFTRINFDGEGNLVYIVAKDITQQKNRELQLQNNYNFEKLVTKISEKFIQTTMDSLNEDIDQFLQDIGTYFQADRSYFYLYSDEGRNISNTHEWCNTDIEPKKDYSQGYPVDSNSWWRKELNSANYVNIPDVVLLPADKYPEKEIFLAQGIKSLITVSIHSQTKPVGFLGLEAVRSKRFWNENEINKLRNFCNLVGSVIQILESEKQLKDIISAVNENSLVSITDSRGFITHANSRFSELSGYTETELIGKNHRILNSGYHDKQFWNNLWKTISEGKIWKGEIKNRAKDGSEYWVSSVINPIKDSSGKIKQYISIRQDITERKNAEIQLAESEKFLSTILENIPNMIFIKDARDLSFLMFNKAGEQLLGYKKDDLLGKNDYDFFPKEQADYFTSKDKSVFEKNDLILIQEENIETKNGPRILSTKKIGILDNNGNRKYLLGISEDISERKKSALVLLESEKKFRELFENLIDEVHLWKLIKDETGKITGWQLVDANPSALKSWGKSIQQIIGKTANEIFGSDAHTQFMPIVEKIFKTGKPHNWQEYFLPTDQYLYMESIPFGDQFISTGKDITEQKKVEQALKESELRFSIAIEGTEAGIWDWDMVKNKVVFSIQWKAMLGYEDSEIENSFEGWKNLWHPEDATTIEKAVTDHMNGVSKKYEVIHRCRHKNGEWRWIMTRGKILRDNAGNPYRWIGTNVDITPQKQAEEDQKIAKEQAVAASNAKSEFLANMSHEIRTPLNGVIGFTDLLKHTQLSPVQQQYLDNANVSGLTLLGIINDILDFSKIEAGMLELESIKTDMIELLENSVDIVKFSAGKKDLELLLDIDPTLPRFANVDPIRLKQILANLLSNSIKFTHKGEVELKVSFSSIGAGLGKLSFFVRDTGIGISEVQKEKLFKAFSQADSSTTRKYGGTGLGLIISQMIAEKMGSRIQIDSIPDVGTTFYFEITTEFEEGEKPDTTKIADVKRCLIIDDNANNRLILELMLQQWEIHSDSCDSGIEAVKRIGTSQPYDVILCDYNMPSMNGLQTIRMIRDKLKLSQDKQPVILLHSSSEDAELHEKCKEMGVRFRLSKPVKSNDLFSYLSNLNQSDNKLTKDTKHEVIKQVTEVNKTDHSGEKVKILIAEDVSINMMLISTILSQNLPNVEIFQAENGLEALKLYKTNALDLIFMDIQMPVLDGIDATKQIREIESKTLKHVPIIALTAGALKEEKEKSFAAGVDDFVTKPILSESIQTVLKKHLPNPKKTNVDFPDGETTSEVHFGYNELVMSLGNEREFVRELITKVITDIPTKINQLEQACIQSDTTKIKTMAHSMKGLFLSMRCNILAAIAGKMEKDAMNNYLETQEVLLTEFKGEWEIVKNIMLQKIE; this is translated from the coding sequence ATGAAAGATGCTAACGATCTAAACAATACCAATTTGCCAGATGATACATATCCCATTGTCAATATCAATGACTGGGCATTGGTCTCAGAAATTGCGGCAAAATTCAATCAATTCACATTTGAAAATATTGATTTTAACTACATTGTAGAAAAAGCACGTGAACTATCAGGTGCCAAATACGCCGTTTTAAATCATTTTGACAAAAAAAAACTTATCGCAACTACGCTTGCTTACTCCGGACTAAGCGACCATATGCGTAAGGCTGTGTCCATTTTCGGTTTCGAGCTTGTTGGCAAGGTATGGGTTGCCGACCCTACCCATTTAAAAAAAATGAGCGAGCATGAAATAATCATCCACAATCATATGTTGGATCTAACTCCGAATAGCCTATCCGATACGATCATTAAACGACTGGTTAGTACATTTAATCTGGGCATAGTCGTAACAGTTGCCGCCAATAGTGATACTGATATTCTCGGAAATTTTCAGTTGTTTTTTACTGGAAAAAGCGTTTTGCAAAATCGGGAATTAGTCACCCTTTATGCACGTATGACTGGAAGTCTTTTGAAACGATTAAATAGTGAAAAAAAATTACAGAATGAATACCGCAAATTACAAGTTCTTTCTATTAGTTCGCCTGATTTGCTCATCCTCGTCGATGAAAACCAAAAAGTGAAATACATAAACAAAGTGTTGCCCGGTTTCGAGATGGAAAAGGTCATTGGCGATGATGTTCTCAATTATGTTTTTCCGGATTACCGCCAAGCTTATCAGCAGTGGCTGTTAGACGTTTTCCAAACTGGCGAAACCATAACCCGAGAAGTGAAAGCGGTGGGTGACCTTGGTGTGAATGCATTTTATCAAATTACCTTCACACGAATCAATTTTGACGGGGAAGGAAACCTTGTTTACATAGTCGCCAAGGATATCACTCAACAGAAAAACAGAGAATTACAACTGCAAAATAACTACAATTTCGAAAAGTTAGTAACTAAAATTTCAGAAAAATTCATACAAACTACAATGGATAGTTTAAATGAAGACATTGATCAATTTCTGCAGGATATAGGAACATATTTCCAAGCAGACAGATCTTACTTTTATTTGTATTCTGATGAAGGTAGGAATATATCAAATACGCATGAGTGGTGCAATACTGATATAGAACCTAAAAAGGATTATTCGCAGGGTTATCCGGTAGATTCAAATAGTTGGTGGAGAAAAGAATTAAACTCAGCAAATTATGTAAACATCCCAGATGTTGTTTTGTTACCGGCGGATAAATACCCCGAGAAAGAAATTTTTCTAGCTCAAGGCATCAAATCACTAATAACAGTGTCTATTCACAGCCAAACGAAGCCAGTGGGATTTTTAGGTTTAGAAGCCGTGAGGAGCAAACGTTTCTGGAATGAAAATGAAATAAACAAGTTGAGGAATTTTTGTAACTTAGTGGGAAGTGTTATTCAGATACTTGAAAGTGAAAAACAATTAAAAGACATCATTAGTGCTGTGAATGAAAATTCTTTGGTCTCCATAACCGATTCTAGGGGATTCATCACTCATGCGAATTCTAGATTTTCTGAGCTTTCTGGCTATACAGAGACTGAGTTAATCGGGAAGAACCATCGCATTCTCAATTCAGGCTATCACGATAAACAGTTTTGGAATAACCTTTGGAAAACCATCTCGGAGGGAAAAATTTGGAAAGGAGAAATTAAAAACCGAGCTAAAGATGGGAGCGAATATTGGGTATCTTCTGTTATCAACCCTATTAAAGATAGTAGTGGTAAAATTAAACAGTACATTTCAATCCGACAAGATATTACTGAGCGGAAAAATGCTGAAATTCAATTGGCGGAAAGTGAAAAGTTTTTATCAACTATATTGGAAAATATTCCAAATATGATATTCATTAAAGATGCTCGAGATTTGAGTTTTTTAATGTTTAATAAAGCTGGCGAGCAACTATTGGGGTATAAAAAAGATGATCTATTAGGAAAAAACGATTACGATTTTTTTCCAAAAGAACAAGCTGATTATTTCACATCTAAAGATAAATCTGTTTTTGAGAAAAATGATCTTATCCTCATACAAGAAGAGAATATTGAAACTAAAAATGGTCCAAGAATTTTATCAACAAAAAAGATTGGAATTTTGGATAACAACGGAAATAGAAAGTATTTACTTGGAATATCCGAAGACATCTCTGAGCGTAAAAAGTCCGCATTAGTATTACTAGAAAGCGAGAAAAAATTCAGAGAATTATTTGAAAACCTAATCGATGAAGTTCATTTGTGGAAACTCATCAAAGATGAAACGGGAAAAATTACTGGATGGCAACTCGTAGATGCCAATCCATCGGCTTTAAAATCATGGGGTAAATCCATTCAGCAAATCATCGGAAAAACAGCGAATGAGATTTTCGGATCCGATGCACACACACAATTTATGCCGATTGTTGAAAAAATATTCAAAACAGGAAAACCTCACAATTGGCAAGAATATTTTTTACCCACAGACCAGTATTTATATATGGAAAGCATTCCTTTTGGAGATCAATTTATTTCCACCGGTAAAGATATTACCGAACAAAAAAAAGTTGAACAAGCACTCAAAGAAAGTGAATTGCGTTTTTCAATCGCTATAGAAGGTACCGAAGCAGGAATCTGGGACTGGGACATGGTGAAAAACAAAGTTGTTTTTTCAATACAATGGAAGGCAATGCTTGGTTATGAAGATTCGGAAATAGAAAATTCATTTGAAGGTTGGAAAAACCTTTGGCACCCTGAGGATGCTACAACTATCGAAAAAGCTGTGACTGATCACATGAACGGTGTAAGTAAAAAATATGAAGTGATTCACAGGTGTCGCCATAAAAACGGTGAGTGGCGTTGGATCATGACCCGTGGAAAAATCCTACGGGATAATGCTGGTAATCCGTATCGTTGGATAGGAACTAACGTTGATATCACACCCCAGAAACAAGCTGAAGAAGACCAGAAAATCGCTAAAGAACAAGCAGTAGCCGCCAGCAATGCAAAATCCGAGTTTCTTGCCAATATGAGTCACGAAATTCGTACACCACTCAATGGGGTAATTGGATTTACCGATTTACTAAAACACACCCAGCTTAGCCCTGTGCAACAGCAATATCTCGACAATGCAAATGTATCAGGACTTACACTTCTTGGTATTATCAACGATATTCTAGATTTTTCCAAAATAGAAGCGGGGATGTTGGAACTAGAATCCATTAAAACCGACATGATAGAGCTCCTAGAAAACAGTGTCGATATTGTAAAGTTTTCTGCCGGTAAGAAAGACCTTGAATTACTGTTGGATATTGATCCGACTCTCCCGCGCTTTGCCAATGTTGACCCGATTCGCCTCAAGCAGATTCTGGCAAACCTTCTAAGCAATTCAATCAAATTTACTCATAAAGGAGAAGTAGAGCTAAAAGTCAGCTTTTCATCTATTGGTGCTGGGTTAGGGAAACTTTCCTTCTTTGTTCGTGATACAGGTATTGGTATTAGCGAAGTACAAAAGGAAAAACTATTCAAGGCATTTTCACAGGCAGATAGTTCGACAACACGCAAATATGGCGGCACTGGATTAGGTTTAATCATTTCGCAAATGATAGCAGAAAAAATGGGAAGTAGAATCCAGATAGACAGCATTCCCGATGTTGGAACAACTTTTTATTTTGAAATCACCACTGAGTTTGAAGAGGGAGAAAAACCCGACACAACAAAAATCGCAGATGTGAAACGTTGTTTGATTATTGACGACAATGCCAACAATCGACTGATATTGGAACTTATGCTTCAGCAGTGGGAGATACATTCGGACTCCTGCGATAGTGGCATCGAGGCAGTTAAGCGAATCGGAACATCTCAGCCGTATGATGTGATTCTCTGCGATTACAATATGCCCTCTATGAACGGTCTACAAACCATCCGTATGATTCGGGACAAATTGAAATTGAGCCAAGATAAACAGCCTGTGATTCTGCTTCACTCCTCTTCGGAAGATGCGGAATTACACGAAAAATGCAAGGAAATGGGAGTTCGCTTTCGTTTAAGTAAACCGGTAAAGAGCAATGATCTATTCAGTTATCTCAGTAATCTGAATCAATCGGATAACAAACTTACAAAAGATACCAAACACGAAGTAATTAAACAAGTAACAGAAGTAAACAAAACAGACCATTCAGGAGAAAAAGTAAAAATCCTGATAGCAGAAGATGTTTCTATAAATATGATGCTAATTTCCACCATTCTTTCTCAAAATTTACCAAATGTTGAAATCTTTCAAGCAGAGAACGGATTGGAAGCTCTAAAGCTTTACAAAACCAATGCGCTGGATTTGATTTTTATGGATATACAAATGCCAGTACTTGATGGTATAGATGCAACCAAACAAATTCGAGAAATAGAATCTAAAACCCTTAAACATGTTCCTATCATTGCCCTTACCGCAGGAGCGTTAAAAGAGGAAAAAGAAAAAAGTTTTGCCGCAGGGGTGGATGATTTTGTGACCAAACCAATCTTATCCGAAAGTATCCAGACCGTTTTAAAAAAACACCTTCCTAACCCAAAAAAGACCAATGTTGATTTTCCCGATGGAGAGACCACGAGTGAAGTGCATTTTGGATATAACGAACTAGTAATGAGTCTTGGAAATGAAAGAGAGTTTGTTCGAGAACTAATAACGAAAGTAATTACAGATATTCCGACTAAAATAAACCAGCTTGAGCAGGCATGTATTCAATCGGATACAACGAAGATCAAAACAATGGCTCATTCAATGAAGGGTTTATTTCTTTCTATGCGTTGTAATATCTTAGCAGCTATTGCCGGAAAAATGGAAAAAGATGCAATGAATAATTACCTTGAAACTCAGGAAGTTCTGCTTACTGAATTCAAGGGAGAATGGGAAATAGTAAAAAATATAATGTTGCAAAAAATAGAATAA
- the pta gene encoding phosphate acetyltransferase: MSKSLYITSVEPKSGKSLVSLGVMELLKSSLSRVAFFRPIIKSREDGGNDPDINLVCKRYNLQIKYEDTFGLEMDEALELISKDQKSILIDTIMAKCKRLEEEYDFVLIEGSDFTGSTSSFEFEINSELAQNLGAPVMLVLPAIRKDNDDILSDINLAIESYSNSGCTIIATIVTRVKKENFDSLKNEYKVNNTDTTPVYFIPENEIISTMTMKEISIALDAEVLYGKDNLMRHAYHTTVASMRLENFLNYIKEGTLVIVSGDRSDIILGGFLCSANKNFPRIMGLILTGGIYPDENIKKIIEGLDAHIPVILTKEDTLRTVFQINNIDSKVTPEDKRKIDIYLGLFESNVDTKMLKEKMIVYKSKSVTPKMFEYNLIQRAKSLKKHIVLPEGIEDRILRAAEVLLDRNVVRITLLGKEKEIKEKIIKLGLKLKDVTIIDPTQSKDFLDYCETYYELRKHKGITMDNAKDVMSDVSYYGTMMVYKGHADGMVSGSINTTQHTIRPSLEFVKTKPGFSIVSSVFLMCLPDKVLVYGDCAVNPNPTAAELAEIAMSSAQTAKQFGIEPRVAMLSYSTGDSGKGEEVEKVREATKLVRAKMPDILIEGPIQYDAAIDPEVASTKMPNNPVAGKATVFIFPDLNTGNNTYKAVQRSANAVAIGPVLQGIKKPVNDLSRGCTVPDIVNTVVITAIQAQE; encoded by the coding sequence TTGTCAAAAAGTCTATACATTACCAGCGTGGAGCCAAAGAGCGGCAAATCATTAGTTTCCTTAGGAGTTATGGAGTTATTAAAAAGTAGTCTTTCTAGAGTCGCATTCTTTCGTCCTATTATTAAATCCAGAGAAGACGGCGGAAATGATCCGGATATAAATCTAGTTTGCAAACGCTATAATTTACAAATCAAATATGAGGATACATTTGGCCTTGAGATGGATGAAGCACTCGAGTTAATTTCAAAAGATCAAAAAAGCATATTAATTGATACGATCATGGCAAAATGTAAAAGACTCGAAGAAGAGTATGATTTCGTACTTATCGAAGGTTCTGATTTTACCGGCTCAACTAGTTCTTTTGAATTTGAAATCAACTCTGAGTTAGCTCAGAATTTAGGTGCACCGGTAATGTTAGTATTACCCGCTATTCGTAAAGATAACGATGATATTCTTTCTGATATAAATCTTGCAATCGAGTCTTATTCCAATTCAGGTTGCACAATAATAGCCACCATTGTGACTCGTGTTAAAAAAGAAAATTTCGATTCACTTAAAAATGAATACAAAGTAAACAATACAGATACTACACCTGTGTATTTTATTCCCGAAAATGAAATTATCAGTACGATGACAATGAAAGAAATTTCGATTGCACTAGATGCAGAAGTTTTATACGGAAAAGATAATCTAATGCGTCATGCCTATCATACTACAGTAGCATCGATGAGACTCGAAAATTTTCTAAATTATATAAAAGAAGGAACATTAGTAATAGTTTCAGGTGATAGATCTGACATTATTCTTGGTGGATTTCTTTGCTCTGCTAATAAAAATTTTCCACGCATAATGGGACTTATTCTAACTGGTGGAATTTACCCGGATGAAAATATTAAAAAAATTATAGAAGGGCTTGATGCGCATATTCCGGTTATACTCACCAAAGAAGATACACTTCGCACAGTCTTTCAAATAAATAACATTGATTCAAAAGTAACACCAGAAGATAAACGCAAAATAGATATTTACCTCGGACTCTTTGAATCAAACGTAGACACAAAAATGCTGAAAGAAAAGATGATAGTCTATAAATCAAAATCAGTAACACCTAAAATGTTTGAATACAATTTAATTCAAAGAGCAAAGTCATTAAAAAAACATATAGTATTGCCTGAAGGAATTGAAGATAGAATTCTTCGAGCGGCGGAAGTATTGTTAGATAGAAACGTAGTGCGTATAACACTTCTCGGAAAAGAAAAAGAAATTAAAGAAAAAATAATAAAACTAGGCTTAAAACTAAAAGACGTTACCATCATAGATCCGACTCAATCCAAAGACTTTCTGGATTATTGTGAAACTTACTATGAACTCCGAAAACACAAGGGAATCACTATGGACAATGCCAAAGACGTAATGAGTGACGTTAGTTACTATGGAACCATGATGGTTTACAAAGGTCATGCCGACGGAATGGTATCCGGTTCTATCAATACAACCCAACATACGATTCGTCCTTCTCTTGAGTTTGTCAAAACAAAACCCGGTTTCTCCATCGTTTCGAGTGTATTTCTAATGTGTCTTCCTGATAAAGTTCTGGTATATGGTGATTGTGCGGTCAATCCAAATCCAACAGCCGCCGAACTTGCGGAAATCGCGATGTCCTCAGCCCAAACCGCAAAACAATTTGGAATTGAGCCTCGTGTGGCTATGCTGTCTTATTCGACAGGGGATTCAGGTAAGGGAGAAGAAGTAGAAAAAGTGCGCGAAGCTACAAAATTAGTCCGAGCAAAGATGCCAGATATTTTAATCGAAGGTCCTATTCAATATGACGCGGCGATTGATCCAGAAGTAGCGTCTACCAAAATGCCAAACAATCCTGTCGCAGGAAAAGCAACTGTATTTATTTTCCCGGATCTAAACACAGGGAATAACACGTATAAGGCGGTACAAAGATCGGCAAATGCAGTCGCCATCGGTCCTGTTTTACAAGGAATAAAAAAACCGGTAAATGATTTGAGTCGGGGTTGCACAGTCCCTGACATTGTAAATACAGTGGTCATCACAGCTATACAGGCTCAGGAGTAA
- a CDS encoding acetate kinase, whose product MKILVINTGSSSIKYQLFQMDDKSVLASGLIERIGETTAKHKFSSVNLKESIVVEKNIPNHQTGISEMDELLTDSVNGVIKNSSEISAIGHRVVHGGETFTKPSIIDEDVIKAIEANVPLAPLHNPGNLSGIFAAQKFFKGVVNVAVFDTAFHQTMPENVFRYAIPNEYYEKYKIRRYGFHGTSHQYVSKLAAKFLGKNIDSLNLITLHLGNGASVCAIKNGKSYDTSMGMTPLEGLIMGTRTGDLDPAIPFFMADHVKLSYKEIDTLLNKQSGLKGISALNDMRDILAKRKEGDKNAKLAIEMYVNRIRKYIGAYLVGLEGRVDAILFTAGIGENASEIRELCMQNLSSLGIELDTDKNNAPNRDVCEISKDTSKIKVLVVPTNEELEIALQAKDVIETNK is encoded by the coding sequence ATGAAAATTCTAGTCATAAACACAGGTAGCTCTTCTATCAAATACCAACTATTCCAAATGGATGACAAATCCGTATTAGCCTCCGGACTCATAGAACGAATCGGAGAAACAACAGCCAAACATAAATTCAGCTCAGTCAATCTAAAAGAAAGTATCGTAGTCGAAAAAAATATACCAAACCACCAAACTGGAATCAGTGAAATGGACGAGCTTTTAACTGATTCGGTGAATGGAGTTATTAAAAATTCTTCTGAGATTTCAGCTATTGGTCATAGAGTTGTTCATGGGGGAGAAACATTTACAAAACCTAGTATCATCGATGAAGATGTGATCAAGGCTATAGAGGCTAATGTCCCTTTGGCTCCCTTGCACAATCCGGGGAATCTATCTGGAATTTTTGCGGCACAGAAATTTTTCAAAGGTGTTGTCAATGTTGCCGTATTCGATACAGCCTTTCACCAAACCATGCCAGAAAATGTATTTCGTTATGCAATTCCGAATGAATACTATGAGAAATACAAAATCAGGCGATATGGATTTCATGGGACTTCTCACCAATATGTGTCCAAACTAGCCGCAAAATTTCTAGGTAAAAATATTGACAGTCTAAACCTAATTACCCTCCATCTTGGAAACGGAGCGAGTGTTTGTGCAATCAAAAACGGAAAAAGTTATGATACTTCTATGGGTATGACTCCCCTCGAAGGGTTAATCATGGGAACCCGCACAGGCGATTTAGATCCTGCGATTCCTTTTTTTATGGCAGATCATGTAAAACTTTCTTATAAAGAAATTGATACTCTTCTAAATAAACAAAGCGGATTAAAAGGAATATCCGCATTGAACGATATGCGCGATATTTTAGCCAAAAGAAAAGAGGGCGACAAAAATGCAAAACTTGCGATTGAGATGTATGTCAACCGAATTCGTAAATACATTGGTGCTTACTTGGTAGGTTTGGAGGGACGAGTGGATGCGATTTTATTTACAGCTGGAATAGGCGAAAACGCTTCTGAGATTCGTGAACTCTGTATGCAAAATCTTTCTAGTCTAGGAATTGAACTCGATACAGATAAAAATAACGCACCCAACAGAGATGTTTGCGAAATTAGCAAAGACACAAGTAAAATAAAAGTATTAGTAGTTCCTACAAATGAAGAACTAGAAATTGCACTACAAGCCAAAGATGTAATCGAAACGAATAAATGA